A region from the Vibrio navarrensis genome encodes:
- a CDS encoding tetratricopeptide repeat protein, which translates to MNTQISLLALAAASLTASIPAYAITPLEKIQADWAHCQYQVIDSDEQERCFENVIAQNTVEVNIAPDNAELKVWLAINKSSLAGVRGGLGALSLVKESKALFEEVIKQAPQTLNGSAYTSLGTLYYKVPGWPLGFGDDDKAEEMLKKGLEINPNGIDSNYFYADFLAEQGKKAEAKQYLARAQQAPARANRPLADKGRQGEIARLLEKLK; encoded by the coding sequence TCAAATTTCTCTTTTGGCTTTGGCGGCGGCCTCGCTGACCGCTTCGATACCTGCATATGCGATCACCCCGCTGGAAAAAATCCAAGCAGATTGGGCTCATTGCCAGTACCAAGTGATCGACAGCGATGAGCAAGAACGCTGTTTTGAAAATGTGATTGCACAAAATACCGTCGAAGTGAACATCGCCCCCGACAACGCGGAGCTAAAAGTCTGGCTTGCGATCAACAAATCGTCATTGGCGGGTGTGCGCGGCGGTTTAGGTGCTCTATCCTTAGTCAAGGAATCTAAGGCCTTGTTTGAAGAGGTGATTAAGCAAGCACCGCAAACACTGAACGGCTCGGCCTACACCAGCCTTGGCACACTCTATTACAAAGTGCCCGGTTGGCCGCTTGGTTTTGGTGATGATGACAAAGCCGAAGAGATGTTGAAGAAAGGGCTTGAAATTAACCCAAACGGCATTGACTCCAACTACTTTTATGCTGATTTTCTCGCCGAACAAGGCAAGAAAGCCGAAGCCAAGCAGTATCTCGCCCGCGCGCAGCAAGCACCCGCCAGAGCGAATCGCCCACTGGCCGATAAAGGGCGGCAAGGGGAAATCGCCCGTTTACTGGAGAAATTAAAATAA
- a CDS encoding response regulator, which produces MRLLLVEDDTQLGESMLAALSRHGYTVDWLERGSGVTTALKTEQFTAVILDLTLPDIDGLEVLRQIRRAGYTLPVMILTARDDISDRVKGLDGGADEYIGKPFALEELLARLRLIIRRSSGSAEEQIQVGELTLSLSKQEICCQQTPLKLTRNEYKILATMMTQTGRVLSKEQLQQALHGWDEGSSDNAIEVHIHNLRKKLPDNVIKNVRGVGYLIEKA; this is translated from the coding sequence ATGCGCTTATTACTGGTTGAAGACGATACACAATTAGGCGAATCCATGCTCGCGGCGCTCAGTCGGCATGGATACACGGTGGACTGGCTTGAGCGCGGTAGTGGTGTCACTACCGCGCTGAAAACCGAGCAGTTCACCGCCGTGATCCTCGATCTCACTTTGCCAGACATTGATGGCCTAGAAGTGCTGCGACAAATTCGCCGCGCCGGTTACACTTTGCCCGTGATGATCCTGACCGCACGCGATGACATCAGCGATCGAGTCAAAGGGCTTGATGGCGGCGCGGATGAGTACATCGGTAAACCATTCGCATTAGAAGAGTTGTTGGCGCGCCTTCGCCTCATCATTCGCCGCAGCAGTGGCAGTGCGGAAGAGCAGATTCAGGTCGGCGAACTGACGTTATCTCTCTCAAAACAAGAGATTTGTTGTCAGCAAACGCCACTGAAACTGACACGCAATGAGTATAAGATTTTGGCCACCATGATGACCCAGACCGGGCGAGTATTGAGCAAAGAGCAGTTGCAGCAGGCGCTACACGGCTGGGACGAAGGCAGCAGCGACAATGCCATCGAAGTGCACATTCACAATTTACGCAAAAAGCTACCGGATAACGTAATCAAGAATGTCCGCGGTGTGGGGTATCTAATTGAAAAGGCATAA